A stretch of Anaeromyxobacter dehalogenans 2CP-1 DNA encodes these proteins:
- a CDS encoding spinster family MFS transporter, with translation MHSTPGAARLFHGPGGRALLVLTFINLFNYLDRFVVSALVESLRADLWLTDTRLGWLMTSFTIVYALASPVFGALGDRRSRPPLVALGVFLWSAATMLSGAARGFFTLLLARAAVGVGEAAYGTLSPGLLADYFGKDRRGRAYATFFAAIPIGSALGYIVGGLVEHRFGWRTAFVISGAPGVLLAYWCLRLPDPPRGASERPWLELGKRGLAATYRRLLANRPYVLAVAGYAAYTFAVGGMAFWMPAFLERSRGVPRAIATVQFGAVVVMTGFAGTFAGGFFADWLRRRRREADLWVSGIATLLAAPLSLAVFLTWRPGLYLSALIAAQLLLFASSGPINAALMNVVPPAERATAAALSILAIHVFGDLPSPTLIGVLSDHSSLGRAVLIVPAAILISGAIWTWAAWRGERAAALAGAGPGDDRAA, from the coding sequence GTGCACTCCACGCCCGGCGCCGCCCGCCTCTTCCATGGCCCCGGCGGCCGCGCGCTCCTCGTCCTCACCTTCATCAACCTGTTCAACTACCTCGATCGGTTCGTGGTCTCGGCGCTGGTCGAGAGCCTGCGCGCGGACCTGTGGCTCACCGACACGCGCCTCGGCTGGCTGATGACGAGCTTCACCATCGTCTACGCGCTCGCCTCCCCGGTGTTCGGCGCGCTGGGCGACCGCCGGTCCCGTCCCCCGCTCGTCGCGCTCGGCGTCTTCCTCTGGAGCGCCGCCACCATGCTCTCCGGCGCGGCGCGCGGCTTCTTCACGCTGCTCCTCGCCCGCGCCGCGGTGGGCGTGGGCGAGGCCGCGTACGGCACGCTCTCGCCCGGCCTGCTCGCCGACTACTTCGGCAAGGACCGCCGCGGCCGCGCCTACGCGACGTTCTTCGCCGCCATCCCCATCGGCTCCGCGCTCGGGTACATCGTGGGCGGCCTCGTCGAGCACCGCTTCGGCTGGCGGACGGCTTTCGTCATCTCCGGCGCGCCCGGCGTGCTGCTCGCCTACTGGTGCCTGCGCCTGCCCGACCCGCCGCGCGGCGCGAGCGAGCGCCCCTGGCTCGAGCTCGGGAAGCGTGGGCTCGCCGCGACCTATCGCCGGCTCCTCGCGAACCGGCCCTACGTGCTCGCCGTGGCGGGCTACGCCGCCTACACGTTCGCGGTGGGCGGCATGGCGTTCTGGATGCCCGCGTTCCTGGAGCGCTCGCGCGGCGTGCCCCGCGCCATCGCCACCGTCCAGTTCGGCGCGGTGGTGGTGATGACCGGGTTCGCCGGCACGTTCGCCGGCGGCTTCTTCGCCGACTGGCTCCGCCGCCGCCGGCGCGAGGCCGACCTGTGGGTCTCCGGCATCGCCACGCTGCTCGCCGCGCCGCTCTCGCTGGCGGTGTTCCTCACCTGGCGCCCCGGGCTCTACCTGTCCGCGCTCATCGCCGCGCAGCTCCTGCTGTTCGCGTCCTCCGGGCCCATCAACGCCGCGCTCATGAACGTGGTCCCGCCCGCCGAGCGGGCCACCGCGGCGGCGCTCTCCATCCTCGCCATCCACGTGTTCGGCGACCTGCCCTCGCCCACGCTCATCGGCGTGCTGTCCGACCACAGCTCGCTCGGGCGCGCCGTGCTCATCGTGCCCGCCGCGATCCTGATTTCCGGGGCGATCTGGACGTGGGCGGCGTGGCGCGGGGAGCGGGCGGCGGCGTTGGCCGGCGCCGGCCCGGGCGACGACCGCGCGGCGTAG
- a CDS encoding glycosyltransferase — translation MRLGGFVIHGNSADTLDRCLAGIAAVADACVAVDSRSTDGSADLARARGFRRVDLAWRGYGAARAAAVEALEGCTHVFFLDSDEWLEPEAIAAIRAWKATGGGTVPYHGLVRRDWADLDGHRFLFRTEHHVRLIRREAARWDATMIVHEALPPAPTVQLPIHVEHRFATSVEAMRSKVDRYALLWALRYRAEGARRKTPAVQKWVHAVRHAAFKGAIARGGADGWRLAEAVGHYHGRKYALLRELDRGAYPELVRAYAEGRLEDLYRMLPV, via the coding sequence ATGCGCCTCGGCGGGTTCGTCATCCACGGGAACAGCGCCGACACGCTCGATCGCTGCCTCGCCGGCATCGCCGCGGTGGCCGACGCGTGCGTCGCGGTGGACTCCCGCTCGACCGACGGCTCCGCCGACCTGGCGCGCGCGCGCGGGTTCCGGCGGGTGGACCTGGCCTGGCGCGGCTACGGTGCCGCGCGGGCCGCCGCCGTCGAGGCGCTCGAGGGCTGCACCCACGTCTTCTTCCTCGACTCGGACGAGTGGCTGGAGCCGGAGGCGATCGCGGCCATCCGCGCCTGGAAGGCGACCGGCGGCGGGACCGTTCCCTACCACGGCCTGGTCCGCCGCGACTGGGCCGACCTCGACGGGCACCGGTTCCTGTTCCGCACCGAGCACCACGTGCGGCTGATCCGGCGCGAGGCGGCGCGGTGGGACGCCACCATGATCGTGCACGAGGCGCTGCCGCCCGCGCCGACCGTTCAGCTGCCCATCCACGTCGAGCACCGCTTCGCGACCTCGGTGGAGGCGATGCGCAGCAAGGTGGATCGCTACGCGCTCCTGTGGGCGCTCCGCTACCGCGCCGAGGGGGCGCGGCGGAAGACGCCCGCGGTGCAGAAGTGGGTGCACGCGGTGCGGCACGCGGCGTTCAAGGGCGCGATCGCCCGCGGCGGCGCAGACGGCTGGCGGCTCGCCGAGGCGGTGGGGCACTACCACGGCCGGAAGTACGCGCTGCTCCGCGAGCTGGATCGCGGCGCGTATCCCGAGCTGGTCCGGGCGTACGCCGAGGGGCGGCTCGAGGACCTGTACCGGATGCTGCCGGTCTAG
- a CDS encoding DUF2238 domain-containing protein, with product MTDRLPAALLALVATVLAWSGIGPKDRGTWLMEVAPVLVVVPVLVATRRRFPLTPLLYVLVALHAAVLCVGGHYTYAEVPAGFWVRDALGLARNHYDRLGHLMQGFVPALAVRELLLRTSPLRRGRWLTALVTCVALAISAAYELVEWLAAVLLGQGADAFLGTQGDPWDTQWDMFLALVGAVAAQALLSRVHDRALARLGASPDGRRPGDRMAA from the coding sequence ATGACGGATCGCCTCCCCGCCGCGCTGCTCGCGCTCGTCGCCACCGTCCTGGCCTGGTCCGGCATCGGCCCGAAGGACCGGGGCACCTGGCTCATGGAGGTCGCGCCGGTGCTCGTCGTCGTCCCGGTGCTCGTCGCGACCCGGCGGCGCTTCCCGCTCACCCCGCTCCTGTACGTGCTCGTCGCGCTCCACGCCGCGGTGCTGTGCGTGGGCGGCCACTACACCTACGCCGAGGTGCCGGCCGGCTTCTGGGTGCGCGACGCGCTCGGCCTGGCCCGGAACCACTACGATCGCCTCGGCCACCTCATGCAGGGCTTCGTGCCCGCGCTGGCGGTGCGCGAGCTGCTCCTGCGAACCTCGCCGCTGCGGCGCGGGCGCTGGCTGACGGCGCTCGTCACCTGCGTCGCGCTCGCCATCTCCGCGGCCTACGAGCTGGTGGAGTGGCTGGCGGCGGTGCTGCTCGGCCAAGGCGCGGACGCGTTCCTCGGGACGCAGGGGGATCCGTGGGACACGCAGTGGGACATGTTCCTGGCGCTGGTGGGCGCGGTGGCGGCGCAGGCGCTCCTGTCGCGCGTGCACGACCGGGCCCTCGCGCGCCTCGGCGCGAGCCCGGACGGCCGTCGCCCCGGCGATCGGATGGCGGCGTGA
- a CDS encoding ABC-F family ATP-binding cassette domain-containing protein, whose translation MISVQNVTKAFGPKKLFEDVDVSFSPGNRYGLTGPNGAGKTTFMKIIAGDEDPDAGQVQRPKKLGILRQDHFKYEDNRVLDVVLMGNEALWSAMSEKELLLAKPEISDEDGVRLAELEGVIGEEDGYSAEADAAELLQGLGIEEPWHDQPMRALAGGYKLRVLLAQALFGKPQGLLLDEPTNHLDIESIRWLEKFLHAYEGVLITISHDRHFLNAICTHIADIDYETIITYPGGYDDMVRQKGQVRSRVESENAEKRKKIEQLREFVARFHAGTRASQVQSRVRAMQKLKLEDMKRSNIAAPFIKFEQKAPSGKQTLTIEDIEKAYGPGLQVVRPFSALVTRGEKIAVVGKNGVGKSTLVKMIAGELAPDRGHVKWGHQAQVGYLPQDQAGVIRPGTTAFGWLREMEDKLSNEEISGLLGRMLFSGEERMKPTATLSGGETVRLLLAKLMLFKDNVLVLDEPTNHLDLQSIAALSEGLQRYEGTVIVVTHDQELVREVASRIWVMHKSEPILDFPGNFDELVEKHPELVTEHH comes from the coding sequence ATGATCAGCGTTCAGAACGTCACCAAGGCCTTCGGGCCCAAGAAGCTATTCGAGGACGTGGACGTCTCGTTCTCGCCCGGGAACCGCTACGGCCTGACCGGCCCGAACGGCGCCGGGAAGACCACCTTCATGAAGATCATCGCCGGCGACGAGGACCCCGACGCCGGCCAGGTGCAGCGGCCGAAGAAGCTCGGCATCCTCCGCCAGGATCACTTCAAGTACGAGGACAACCGCGTCCTCGACGTGGTGCTGATGGGGAACGAGGCGCTGTGGTCGGCGATGAGCGAGAAGGAGCTGCTGCTCGCGAAGCCCGAGATCAGCGACGAGGACGGCGTCCGCCTCGCCGAGCTGGAGGGCGTCATCGGCGAGGAGGACGGCTACTCGGCCGAGGCCGACGCCGCCGAGCTGCTGCAGGGCCTCGGCATCGAGGAGCCCTGGCACGACCAGCCCATGCGCGCGCTCGCCGGCGGCTACAAGCTGCGCGTGCTGCTCGCGCAGGCGCTGTTCGGCAAGCCCCAGGGGCTGCTGCTCGACGAGCCCACCAACCACCTCGACATCGAGTCGATCCGCTGGCTGGAGAAGTTCCTGCATGCGTACGAGGGCGTGCTCATCACCATCTCGCACGACCGGCACTTCCTGAACGCGATCTGCACGCACATCGCCGACATCGACTACGAGACCATCATCACGTACCCCGGCGGCTACGACGACATGGTCCGGCAGAAGGGTCAGGTCCGGTCGCGCGTCGAGTCGGAGAACGCCGAGAAGCGGAAGAAGATCGAGCAGCTCCGCGAGTTCGTGGCCCGGTTCCACGCCGGCACGCGCGCGTCGCAGGTGCAGAGCCGCGTCCGCGCCATGCAGAAGCTGAAGCTCGAGGACATGAAGCGGTCGAACATCGCCGCCCCGTTCATCAAGTTCGAGCAGAAGGCGCCCTCCGGCAAGCAGACGCTCACGATCGAGGACATCGAGAAGGCCTACGGCCCCGGCCTGCAGGTGGTGCGGCCCTTCAGCGCGCTCGTGACCCGTGGCGAGAAGATCGCCGTCGTCGGCAAGAACGGCGTCGGCAAGTCCACGCTGGTGAAGATGATCGCCGGCGAGCTCGCCCCCGACCGCGGCCACGTGAAGTGGGGCCACCAGGCGCAGGTCGGCTACCTGCCGCAGGACCAGGCCGGCGTGATTCGCCCCGGCACCACCGCGTTCGGCTGGCTCCGCGAGATGGAGGACAAGCTCTCGAACGAGGAGATCTCCGGCCTGCTCGGGCGCATGCTGTTCTCCGGCGAGGAGCGGATGAAGCCGACCGCGACCCTGTCCGGCGGCGAGACCGTGCGCCTCCTGCTCGCGAAGCTGATGCTGTTCAAGGACAACGTGCTCGTGCTCGACGAGCCCACCAACCACCTCGACCTCCAGTCCATCGCCGCGCTGTCGGAGGGCCTGCAGCGCTACGAGGGCACGGTGATCGTGGTGACGCACGACCAGGAGCTGGTGCGCGAGGTGGCGAGCCGGATCTGGGTGATGCACAAGAGCGAGCCCATCCTCGACTTCCCCGGCAACTTCGACGAGCTGGTGGAGAAGCACCCCGAGCTGGTCACGGAGCACCACTAG
- a CDS encoding phosphatase PAP2 family protein produces MTDDRIPLDEGQAAEVAVDAAAGTVVVRIGRLQRILSLDEALLVSVQRFRRPWRTALARTLTRLGDGKSWTVIGLACIASATQRGAHLGLRIGAATGIATLLSQALKRSLTRARPDAAITGFEALAANPDRFSFPSGHTAAAFGVAIAFADEPAGLGPAALLLAVGIGLSRVYLGAHYPLDVVAGAVLGVFGGLASRLLVS; encoded by the coding sequence ATGACGGACGACCGGATCCCACTGGACGAAGGCCAGGCCGCCGAGGTGGCCGTGGACGCCGCCGCCGGCACGGTGGTGGTGCGGATCGGCCGGCTGCAGCGCATCCTCTCGCTGGACGAGGCGCTGCTCGTCTCCGTGCAGCGCTTCCGGCGCCCCTGGCGCACCGCGCTGGCGCGGACGCTCACCCGCCTCGGCGACGGGAAGAGCTGGACGGTCATCGGGCTCGCCTGCATCGCCAGCGCCACCCAGCGCGGCGCGCACCTCGGCCTGCGCATCGGCGCGGCGACCGGGATCGCGACGCTGCTCTCGCAGGCGCTGAAGCGCAGCCTCACCCGCGCCCGACCGGACGCGGCCATCACCGGCTTCGAGGCGCTGGCGGCGAACCCGGATCGGTTCTCGTTCCCGTCCGGTCACACCGCGGCGGCGTTCGGCGTGGCGATCGCGTTCGCGGACGAGCCGGCCGGCCTCGGGCCCGCCGCCCTGCTCCTCGCGGTGGGGATCGGCCTGTCGCGCGTCTACCTGGGCGCCCACTACCCGCTCGACGTGGTGGCGGGCGCGGTGCTGGGCGTGTTCGGCGGCCTGGCCTCGCGGCTGCTGGTTTCCTGA
- the phoU gene encoding phosphate signaling complex protein PhoU — translation MATHTDKSYETELRTLRDRLLEMGGLVEQAIAASVRAIVERDSPLAEQVKLRDREVNRMEVDIDGACRRILALRQPAASDLRFITTALKIVTDLERMGDLAVNIAERALDLNQAPSLVPLHDLSKLADLSEAQLKRALDAFVTRDVEKAQEVMRGDDLLDALYLKIFNDLLALMMEDGRNIRRATSLMFAAKHLERFGDHATNLAEMVVYMVQGTDVRHPRSRADQDAPATSE, via the coding sequence ATGGCGACGCACACCGACAAGTCGTACGAGACCGAGCTCCGCACGCTGCGCGACCGGCTGCTGGAGATGGGCGGGCTGGTGGAGCAGGCCATCGCGGCGAGCGTGCGCGCGATCGTGGAGCGCGACTCGCCGCTGGCCGAGCAGGTGAAGCTGCGCGACCGCGAGGTCAACCGGATGGAGGTGGACATCGACGGCGCCTGCCGCCGCATCCTCGCCCTCCGCCAGCCGGCCGCCTCCGACCTGCGCTTCATCACCACCGCGCTCAAGATCGTCACCGACCTCGAGCGGATGGGCGATCTCGCCGTCAACATCGCGGAGCGCGCGCTCGACCTCAACCAGGCGCCGTCGCTGGTGCCCCTGCACGATCTCTCCAAGCTGGCGGACCTCTCCGAGGCGCAGCTCAAGCGCGCGCTCGACGCGTTCGTCACCCGCGACGTGGAGAAGGCGCAGGAGGTGATGCGCGGCGACGACCTGCTCGACGCGCTCTACCTCAAGATCTTCAACGACCTGCTGGCGCTCATGATGGAGGACGGGCGCAACATCCGGCGCGCCACCTCGCTCATGTTCGCGGCGAAGCACCTGGAGCGCTTCGGCGACCACGCCACCAACCTGGCCGAGATGGTCGTCTACATGGTGCAGGGGACCGACGTGCGCCACCCGCGCAGCCGCGCCGACCAGGACGCGCCCGCGACGTCGGAGTAG
- a CDS encoding THUMP domain-containing class I SAM-dependent RNA methyltransferase, translated as MRAAERIFCACAPGLEAVLAAELRALGLEARAVDGGAEAVGEDAAALACLGARTADTALLRLWEGSAAELPAAKRAAAARAGGLELLVRARGGHATVSVDAAGAPLFRRGWRARVGAAPLRESLAAGILLACGWTGDRPFLDPMCGSGTLAIEAALVAAGRAPGLGRTFAFERLPGHDAARTARLRAHLEARSRPVSVPIHASDRNAGALRLAQKNAAAAGVADAIAFAREDAARVVPPPGPGLCAVNPPYGVRLDQDAAGAWRALATLMGRLAGWEVAVLGPDRGLERLLARPPSEALPVQNGGIRCRLLRWRG; from the coding sequence GTGCGCGCCGCCGAGCGGATCTTCTGCGCCTGCGCGCCGGGCCTCGAGGCGGTGCTGGCCGCCGAGCTGCGCGCGCTGGGCCTTGAGGCGCGCGCCGTGGACGGCGGCGCCGAGGCGGTGGGCGAGGACGCCGCCGCGCTCGCGTGCCTGGGCGCGCGCACCGCCGACACCGCGCTCCTCCGGCTCTGGGAAGGTTCCGCCGCCGAGCTGCCGGCCGCGAAGCGCGCCGCCGCGGCCCGGGCCGGCGGGCTCGAGCTCCTGGTGCGCGCCCGGGGTGGGCACGCGACGGTGAGCGTGGACGCGGCCGGCGCGCCGCTGTTCCGGCGCGGGTGGCGGGCGCGGGTGGGCGCGGCGCCGCTCCGCGAGTCTCTCGCCGCCGGCATCCTGCTGGCGTGCGGCTGGACCGGCGACCGGCCGTTCCTCGATCCGATGTGCGGCTCGGGCACGCTCGCCATCGAGGCCGCGCTCGTCGCCGCCGGCCGCGCCCCGGGCCTCGGCCGGACCTTCGCGTTCGAGCGCCTCCCCGGCCACGACGCGGCGCGCACCGCGCGGCTGCGCGCACACCTCGAGGCGCGGTCCCGGCCGGTGAGCGTGCCGATCCACGCCTCCGACCGGAACGCCGGCGCGCTCCGGCTCGCGCAGAAGAACGCGGCCGCGGCCGGCGTGGCGGACGCGATCGCGTTCGCGCGAGAGGACGCCGCGCGGGTGGTGCCGCCGCCCGGCCCGGGGCTGTGCGCGGTGAACCCGCCCTACGGCGTGCGCCTCGACCAGGACGCGGCCGGCGCCTGGCGTGCGCTGGCCACGCTCATGGGCCGGCTCGCCGGATGGGAGGTGGCGGTGCTCGGGCCCGACCGCGGGCTCGAGCGGCTGCTCGCGCGCCCGCCCTCCGAGGCGCTGCCGGTCCAGAACGGCGGGATCCGCTGCCGGCTGCTGCGCTGGCGCGGCTGA
- a CDS encoding PEGA domain-containing protein — MSQPAFQGPPPSGPGAPPPPPPQRPPLRHAPGILRLVALAIAFLGTAALLVAFALRGRPSAPSTPLTALPPLEAEHDQRTGEDVAPFTGFAVSVDTIPPGALVLVDGVARGEAPVLAGLDCPPGREIEIRAEAAGRRASARVACRADALVKITLRLER; from the coding sequence ATGTCGCAGCCTGCCTTCCAGGGCCCGCCTCCGTCCGGCCCGGGCGCCCCTCCGCCGCCGCCCCCGCAGCGCCCGCCGTTGCGCCACGCCCCCGGGATCCTGCGCCTGGTGGCCCTCGCGATCGCGTTCCTCGGCACGGCCGCGCTCCTCGTCGCGTTCGCGCTGCGCGGCCGCCCTTCCGCGCCCTCCACCCCGCTCACCGCGCTGCCGCCGCTCGAGGCGGAGCACGACCAGCGCACCGGCGAGGACGTGGCGCCGTTCACCGGCTTCGCCGTGTCGGTGGACACGATCCCGCCCGGCGCGCTGGTGCTGGTGGACGGCGTGGCCCGGGGCGAGGCGCCGGTGCTCGCGGGCCTCGACTGCCCGCCCGGCCGCGAGATCGAGATCCGGGCCGAGGCCGCCGGTCGCCGCGCCTCGGCGCGGGTCGCCTGCCGCGCCGACGCGCTGGTGAAGATCACGCTCCGGCTCGAGCGCTAG
- a CDS encoding ABC transporter permease, which produces MRERLRTAVFLAGALLTWELAARFGPWPRWLFPGPFAVADGIRAMAADGRLGAAVLRSLGRLAQGYAISIAVGVPLGVALARSALVQAALRPITTGLQALPSICWLPLAVLWFGLSEAAIVFVVVMGSLLAVSIATEDAIAGVDPVLLRAAGTLGIRGPRFHLGVLLPAALPGILTGLKLGWSFAWRALMAGELLFVAGGLGQLLAQGRELLDAAQVMGVMVCIVALGILVDRVLFRLLELRVRRRWGLLEAA; this is translated from the coding sequence ATGCGCGAGCGGCTCCGGACGGCGGTGTTCCTGGCGGGCGCGCTGCTGACGTGGGAGCTCGCGGCTAGGTTCGGGCCCTGGCCACGCTGGCTGTTCCCCGGGCCGTTCGCGGTGGCGGACGGCATCCGCGCCATGGCGGCCGACGGGCGGCTCGGCGCCGCGGTGCTCCGGTCGCTGGGCCGGCTGGCGCAGGGCTACGCGATCTCCATCGCGGTGGGCGTGCCGCTCGGCGTGGCGCTGGCGCGGAGCGCGCTCGTGCAGGCGGCGCTCCGCCCCATCACCACCGGCCTGCAGGCGCTGCCGTCCATCTGCTGGCTGCCGCTGGCGGTGCTCTGGTTCGGGCTCTCCGAGGCGGCCATCGTGTTCGTGGTGGTGATGGGCTCGCTCCTCGCGGTCTCGATCGCCACCGAGGACGCCATCGCGGGCGTGGACCCGGTGCTCCTGCGCGCGGCCGGCACGCTGGGGATCCGCGGCCCCCGCTTCCACCTGGGCGTGCTCCTCCCGGCCGCGCTGCCCGGGATCCTCACCGGCCTGAAGCTGGGCTGGAGCTTCGCGTGGCGCGCCCTCATGGCCGGCGAGCTGCTGTTCGTGGCGGGCGGCCTGGGGCAGCTCCTCGCCCAGGGGCGCGAGCTCCTCGACGCCGCGCAGGTGATGGGCGTGATGGTCTGCATCGTGGCGCTCGGGATCCTGGTGGACCGCGTGCTGTTCCGGCTGCTCGAGCTCCGCGTCCGCCGCCGCTGGGGCCTGCTCGAGGCCGCCTGA
- a CDS encoding ABC transporter ATP-binding protein has translation MWRELAARLTRRPRADAAGGLLVPSRARPGRPKIDVARVAHRFPNEVIALQDVNIAVHAGEFVCLLGPSGCGKTTLLYALAGHLAPSGGRISIDGVEVKGPGPERLLVFQEPALFPWLTVRQNLLFALRASAIKRAEAARRARAFVEMVGLTGFEDALPHELSGGMRMRVQLARALALDPAVLLMDEPFAALDAQTRGQMQQHLQRIWMRDRKTVVFVTHDVREALVLGDRVVVMAARPGRVLEDLEVRLPRPRDPDDPALVDLSRRIRDELRRADESGRRTAPAEEEHDARAAPDGGVPGGRAADVGARG, from the coding sequence ATGTGGAGGGAGCTCGCCGCCCGGCTCACCCGGCGCCCGCGCGCCGACGCGGCCGGAGGCCTGCTCGTGCCCAGCCGCGCCCGCCCGGGCCGGCCCAAGATCGACGTCGCGCGGGTGGCGCACCGCTTCCCGAACGAGGTGATCGCGCTCCAGGACGTGAACATCGCCGTGCACGCGGGCGAGTTCGTGTGCCTGCTCGGCCCGTCCGGCTGCGGCAAGACCACGCTGCTCTACGCGCTCGCCGGCCACCTCGCGCCGAGCGGCGGCCGCATCTCGATCGACGGCGTCGAGGTGAAGGGGCCCGGACCGGAGCGCCTGCTCGTGTTCCAGGAGCCGGCGCTGTTCCCGTGGCTGACGGTGCGGCAGAACCTGCTGTTCGCGCTGCGGGCGAGCGCCATCAAGCGCGCCGAGGCGGCCCGGCGCGCCCGGGCGTTCGTGGAGATGGTGGGCCTCACCGGCTTCGAGGACGCGCTCCCGCACGAGCTGTCCGGCGGCATGCGCATGCGCGTGCAGCTCGCGCGCGCGCTGGCGCTCGACCCCGCGGTGCTGCTCATGGACGAGCCGTTCGCGGCGCTCGACGCCCAGACCCGTGGCCAGATGCAGCAGCACCTGCAGCGGATCTGGATGCGCGATCGCAAGACGGTGGTGTTCGTCACCCACGACGTGCGCGAGGCGCTGGTGCTGGGCGACCGGGTGGTGGTGATGGCGGCGCGGCCGGGGCGCGTGCTGGAGGACCTGGAGGTCCGGCTGCCGCGGCCGCGCGACCCGGACGATCCGGCGCTGGTGGACCTGTCGCGGCGAATCCGCGACGAGCTGCGCCGCGCCGACGAGTCGGGGCGCCGGACGGCGCCGGCGGAGGAGGAACACGATGCGCGAGCGGCTCCGGACGGCGGTGTTCCTGGCGGGCGCGCTGCTGACGTGGGAGCTCGCGGCTAG
- a CDS encoding NlpC/P60 family protein yields the protein MRLRALAIAGLAALASGCAATRPLPAPAPAPAPAPDLAAPPVAGGDGAPGARAPEAAVDGGEDAAVAPVVTSATAPERGAGAEATPDVPRDPALERLRDEVLEAARARLGARTRLDCSGYVLAALRAAGLTPRLGPARSRSEALYRASRPVERPRPGDLVFFHDTYDRDLNGRAGDRFTHVGLVEAVEGDAVTILHRGGRVERIRMDLTRPSDPEANDPVRMARRRDARGTRYLAGELFAAYGELLDARVTQMLQGGRAAVPRARHPAAR from the coding sequence GTGAGGCTGCGCGCCCTCGCGATCGCCGGCCTCGCCGCGCTCGCCTCCGGCTGCGCCGCGACGCGGCCGCTGCCCGCGCCCGCGCCCGCGCCCGCGCCCGCGCCCGACCTCGCCGCGCCGCCCGTCGCCGGCGGCGACGGAGCGCCGGGCGCGCGCGCGCCGGAAGCAGCGGTGGACGGCGGCGAGGACGCCGCGGTCGCGCCGGTGGTGACCTCGGCAACCGCCCCGGAGCGCGGCGCCGGCGCCGAGGCGACACCGGACGTGCCGCGCGACCCGGCGCTGGAGCGGCTCCGCGACGAGGTGCTCGAGGCGGCGCGGGCCCGGCTCGGCGCTCGCACCCGGCTCGACTGCTCGGGATACGTGCTCGCGGCGCTGCGGGCGGCCGGGCTCACGCCGCGGCTCGGGCCGGCGCGCTCGCGCTCCGAGGCGCTGTACCGCGCCTCGCGCCCGGTGGAGCGGCCGCGCCCCGGCGACCTGGTGTTCTTCCACGACACCTACGACCGGGACCTGAACGGCCGCGCCGGCGATCGCTTCACGCACGTCGGCCTGGTGGAGGCGGTGGAGGGCGACGCGGTGACGATCCTGCACCGCGGCGGCCGCGTGGAGCGCATCCGCATGGACCTCACCCGCCCGTCCGATCCCGAGGCGAACGATCCGGTGCGCATGGCGCGCCGGCGCGACGCGCGCGGGACCCGGTACCTGGCGGGCGAGCTCTTCGCCGCCTACGGGGAGTTGCTGGACGCCCGCGTCACGCAGATGTTGCAGGGAGGCCGCGCGGCCGTGCCGCGCGCGCGCCATCCTGCGGCACGATGA
- a CDS encoding ABC transporter substrate-binding protein yields MRRSARALAALVTLGATLLAAPLACRRGGDAATRPLRVGHFPNLTHAQALVGFADGTFSRALGGRVEAKQFNAGPGAIEALASGDLDAAYVGPGPATVAYLRTRGDLLRVVAGATSGGAVLVVRDARRAADLAGQRVASPQLGNTQDVALRTWLSAQGLRVGDGPGQVRVYPVANAEILGLFARGELAGAWVPEPWGARLVAEAGARILVDERTLWEGGRFPTAVLAVSRRALETRRADVLALVRAHLELTRRWERDREAFARAANAAFGALTGKPLPEPVLHDAFSRIDPASDPMAAQLALMAEQARALGFAPAGDVSGMVDGSLLQELSAR; encoded by the coding sequence GTGCGCCGCTCCGCCCGCGCCCTCGCCGCGCTCGTCACGCTGGGTGCAACGCTCCTCGCGGCACCGCTCGCCTGCCGCCGCGGCGGTGATGCGGCCACCCGACCGCTGCGCGTCGGCCACTTCCCGAACCTGACCCACGCGCAGGCGCTGGTGGGCTTCGCCGACGGGACGTTCTCTCGCGCGCTCGGCGGGCGGGTGGAGGCGAAGCAGTTCAACGCGGGCCCGGGGGCGATCGAGGCGCTGGCGAGCGGAGACCTCGACGCCGCCTACGTCGGACCGGGCCCGGCCACGGTCGCCTACCTGCGCACGCGCGGCGATCTGCTGCGCGTGGTCGCGGGCGCGACCTCCGGCGGCGCCGTGCTGGTGGTGCGCGACGCGCGGCGCGCCGCCGACCTCGCCGGCCAGCGGGTGGCGAGCCCGCAGCTCGGGAACACGCAGGACGTCGCGCTCCGCACCTGGCTGTCAGCGCAGGGCCTCCGCGTGGGCGACGGGCCCGGCCAGGTGCGGGTGTATCCGGTGGCGAACGCGGAGATCCTCGGGCTGTTCGCGCGCGGTGAGCTCGCCGGCGCCTGGGTGCCCGAGCCGTGGGGCGCGCGCCTCGTGGCGGAGGCCGGCGCGCGCATCCTGGTGGACGAGCGCACGCTCTGGGAAGGCGGGCGCTTCCCCACCGCGGTGCTGGCCGTCTCGCGCCGCGCGCTCGAGACGCGGCGCGCCGACGTGCTCGCGCTGGTGCGCGCCCACCTCGAGCTGACCCGGCGCTGGGAGCGGGATCGCGAGGCCTTCGCGCGCGCCGCGAACGCGGCGTTCGGGGCGCTCACCGGGAAGCCGCTCCCGGAGCCGGTGCTGCACGACGCGTTCTCGCGGATCGACCCCGCGTCGGACCCGATGGCGGCGCAGCTCGCGCTCATGGCGGAGCAGGCGCGCGCGCTGGGATTCGCGCCCGCCGGCGATGTTTCGGGTATGGTCGACGGCTCCCTGCTGCAGGAGCTGTCTGCCCGATGA